A stretch of Lysinibacillus agricola DNA encodes these proteins:
- a CDS encoding HTH domain-containing protein, whose product MVEYKNNVEISFGTNSSQFDYIKENIKELVGKFNFNHQQLSKILDLPMNDLENLMNNKGNISNEQFEKIENKITMLNFGFESFDAKERTTILLNDLITNYMLSTESLSKIINVEEHELINFRQHQLIDRNIELKICVNVIMLHFVLHN is encoded by the coding sequence ATGGTAGAATATAAGAATAATGTAGAAATATCTTTTGGAACCAACTCATCACAATTTGATTATATTAAAGAAAATATTAAAGAATTAGTTGGAAAATTTAATTTCAATCATCAACAACTTTCGAAAATATTAGATTTACCAATGAATGATTTGGAAAATTTAATGAATAATAAAGGTAACATTTCAAATGAACAATTTGAAAAAATTGAGAATAAAATAACTATGTTAAATTTTGGGTTTGAAAGTTTTGATGCAAAAGAAAGAACAACAATACTATTAAATGATCTGATAACGAATTACATGTTATCAACTGAAAGTTTATCGAAAATTATTAATGTAGAAGAACATGAACTGATTAATTTCAGACAACATCAATTAATAGACAGAAATATAGAATTGAAGATATGCGTGAATGTCATCATGCTTCATTTTGTATTGCATAACTAA
- the rplU gene encoding 50S ribosomal protein L21, with product MYAIIETGGKQIKVEAGQEIYVEKLGVEADEVVTFDKVLFVGGENVKVGAPFVEGATVTAKAVKEGRAKKIVVFKLKAKKNYRRKQGHRQPYTKLVVETINA from the coding sequence ATGTACGCAATTATTGAAACTGGTGGTAAACAAATCAAAGTAGAAGCTGGTCAAGAAATCTATGTTGAAAAATTAGGTGTAGAAGCTGACGAGGTTGTAACTTTTGATAAAGTTTTATTCGTTGGTGGCGAAAACGTTAAAGTTGGCGCTCCATTCGTAGAAGGCGCTACTGTAACAGCTAAAGCTGTGAAAGAAGGCCGTGCGAAGAAAATCGTTGTTTTCAAATTGAAAGCTAAAAAGAACTACCGTCGTAAACAAGGTCACCGTCAACCTTACACAAAATTAGTTGTTGAAACTATCAACGCTTAA
- a CDS encoding exosporium glycoprotein BclB-related protein — protein MCRNCSNNSMDCRCNCPSEKKVECNAGPFVGIDAACITPPTATGFMIPYASGINPVTMDTLDSGLAGTVSTLGFGTTLSVPLTGTTIVVITGTEAFSVSRAGNITAISASFTSTSAVTFAGTVTITAQIYSAPAGSNTFSPTTALVNLTPSLTTVTPGTIANGTINVAPVPVSPGDLLLMVFSATATGTGSLVNTVQGFGSASITIV, from the coding sequence ATGTGTAGAAATTGTAGCAATAATTCTATGGATTGCAGATGCAATTGCCCATCTGAAAAAAAAGTGGAATGTAATGCAGGACCATTTGTTGGTATTGATGCTGCATGCATTACTCCACCGACAGCTACTGGTTTCATGATCCCATACGCTTCAGGAATAAATCCTGTAACTATGGACACTCTGGATAGTGGTTTAGCTGGAACAGTAAGTACTCTAGGATTTGGCACTACTCTTTCAGTACCTCTCACTGGTACTACTATAGTAGTGATTACAGGAACGGAAGCTTTTTCCGTTTCACGAGCAGGTAATATTACTGCAATTTCAGCTTCCTTCACTTCAACCAGTGCTGTAACCTTTGCAGGAACAGTAACCATCACAGCTCAAATTTACAGTGCGCCTGCGGGAAGCAATACTTTCAGCCCCACGACAGCACTTGTTAATTTAACACCGTCTCTCACAACAGTAACACCAGGTACTATTGCAAATGGCACTATAAACGTTGCACCAGTACCAGTATCTCCTGGTGATCTTTTACTAATGGTGTTCTCAGCTACTGCAACAGGAACTGGTTCCCTAGTCAATACAGTACAAGGTTTCGGAAGTGCATCAATAACTATCGTATAA
- the minC gene encoding septum site-determining protein MinC, translated as MKKQLVNMKGTKDGFVLRLDDQCAYVDLVEELKKKVSESGIDSKVDVQLYLGYRYCSDEQIKELIKIVQETDQLIVSKVQSEVLTVHENNQKMIESQQDTYIGVVRSGQILRSPGDIVIVGNINPNGRVEAGGNVYVLGRLKGIAHAGVHGNKEAIIAASRFEATHIMIADQVQTMSDEHVKGINQEEMTCAFIGYDGRITYDQIHALKNIRPLLNGSKGGS; from the coding sequence ATGAAAAAACAGTTAGTTAATATGAAGGGAACAAAGGATGGATTTGTTCTTCGTTTAGATGATCAATGTGCGTATGTCGATTTAGTAGAAGAGCTTAAAAAGAAAGTGTCAGAAAGCGGTATCGATAGCAAAGTAGATGTACAATTATATTTAGGCTATCGATACTGTTCTGATGAACAAATTAAAGAGCTTATTAAAATTGTTCAAGAAACAGATCAACTAATTGTCTCAAAGGTGCAAAGTGAAGTACTGACTGTCCATGAGAACAACCAGAAAATGATTGAAAGTCAACAAGATACATATATAGGTGTGGTCAGATCGGGTCAGATTCTGCGTTCGCCAGGAGATATTGTTATCGTGGGGAATATCAATCCGAACGGACGTGTAGAAGCTGGTGGCAATGTGTATGTCCTAGGTAGACTCAAAGGAATTGCACATGCTGGTGTTCATGGTAATAAGGAAGCAATCATTGCAGCATCTCGTTTTGAAGCCACACATATCATGATTGCTGATCAGGTTCAAACAATGTCAGATGAACATGTAAAAGGAATTAATCAGGAAGAGATGACTTGTGCATTTATCGGCTATGATGGGCGCATTACGTACGATCAAATTCATGCGTTAAAAAATATTCGACCATTGTTAAATGGGTCTAAGGGAGGAAGCTAG
- a CDS encoding M23 family metallopeptidase, with the protein MFKKWKWLVTILLVGAIMLVIRLEDQGVLDTPMRKLVTTSADLTYLSELGQSWLNKEDTTILVSSDVGQTELLTFANAQVFKEGFLLQYDMGLPVYAGQNGLVVFTGHTKYTGKTMTIGYDDGTTVSYGMLDSLAQLPYTTVQANDLIGMKEAGQLYISIEKDKTHYSLEQIVQWLEKAASDED; encoded by the coding sequence TTGTTTAAGAAATGGAAATGGTTGGTCACGATATTACTTGTGGGTGCAATTATGCTCGTAATTCGTTTAGAGGATCAAGGTGTATTGGATACACCTATGCGAAAACTTGTTACAACATCAGCAGATTTAACTTATTTAAGCGAGCTCGGACAAAGTTGGCTAAATAAAGAGGATACAACAATTTTGGTATCGAGTGATGTTGGACAAACTGAATTATTAACATTTGCTAATGCGCAAGTTTTTAAGGAAGGTTTTTTACTGCAATATGATATGGGCCTACCGGTTTATGCTGGACAGAATGGTCTTGTCGTTTTCACTGGTCATACTAAATACACTGGTAAAACAATGACGATTGGCTATGATGATGGCACAACAGTTTCCTATGGTATGCTTGATAGTTTAGCACAACTGCCATATACAACAGTGCAGGCAAATGATTTAATCGGCATGAAAGAGGCGGGACAACTCTATATTTCGATTGAAAAAGATAAGACACATTATAGTTTAGAGCAGATTGTACAGTGGCTTGAAAAAGCGGCGTCCGATGAAGATTAA
- a CDS encoding rod shape-determining protein, producing the protein MFGLGSKDVGIDLGTANTLVFIKGKGIVLREPSVVAKNTKTGDIVAVGNDAKNMIGRTPGSIVAIRPMKDGVIADFDITTAMIEYYLKEASKNSGGNWKKPNVMICVPYGITSVEQRAVIDAARQAGAKDAFTIEEPFAAAIGSNLPVWDPTGSMVVDIGGGTTEVAVISLGGIVTSESVRVGGDAMDHSIISYIRKTYNLTIGERTAEAVKMEIGTALAEGPEEKMDIRGRDLLTGLPKTIEISSQEISESLREAVASIIDGVRKTLEQTPPELSADVMERGIVLTGGGALLTNLDKVISQETNMPVFIAEDPLDCVAIGTGKALEHIDLIRQQQVKG; encoded by the coding sequence TTGTTTGGATTAGGAAGTAAAGATGTCGGGATTGACCTCGGCACAGCGAATACATTAGTGTTTATTAAAGGGAAGGGAATCGTTTTACGCGAACCTTCAGTCGTAGCAAAAAATACAAAAACTGGAGATATTGTTGCAGTTGGTAATGATGCAAAAAATATGATTGGTCGTACACCTGGCTCAATCGTAGCAATCCGTCCTATGAAAGATGGCGTTATTGCTGATTTTGATATTACTACAGCAATGATAGAATACTATTTAAAAGAAGCTTCTAAGAATTCTGGTGGAAATTGGAAGAAACCGAATGTTATGATTTGTGTGCCTTACGGTATTACATCGGTTGAACAACGTGCGGTTATTGATGCTGCTCGCCAAGCGGGTGCTAAAGATGCATTTACAATTGAAGAGCCATTTGCAGCAGCAATCGGTTCGAACTTACCAGTATGGGATCCAACAGGGTCAATGGTCGTTGATATCGGTGGTGGTACAACAGAGGTAGCGGTTATTTCATTAGGTGGTATTGTAACAAGTGAATCCGTGCGTGTTGGTGGGGATGCAATGGACCATTCCATCATTTCGTATATTCGTAAAACGTATAACTTAACAATTGGTGAACGTACTGCAGAAGCAGTAAAAATGGAAATTGGTACAGCGTTGGCTGAGGGTCCAGAAGAAAAAATGGACATTAGAGGTCGCGATCTTTTAACAGGTTTACCTAAAACTATCGAAATTTCTTCACAGGAAATCTCTGAATCTTTACGTGAAGCGGTAGCATCTATTATTGATGGTGTTCGCAAAACTCTTGAACAAACACCTCCTGAATTATCTGCAGACGTAATGGAACGCGGAATTGTACTAACAGGTGGTGGTGCCTTATTAACAAATTTAGATAAAGTTATTAGCCAAGAAACAAATATGCCAGTATTTATCGCAGAAGATCCACTGGACTGTGTTGCTATTGGTACAGGCAAGGCTCTAGAACATATTGATTTAATTCGTCAACAACAAGTTAAAGGGTAA
- the minD gene encoding septum site-determining protein MinD: MGEAIVITSGKGGVGKTTTTANLGTALALQGKKICLVDTDIGLRNLDVILGLENRIIYDLVDVVEGRCKIHQALIKDKRVDEKLFLLPAAQTTDKNAVKPEQMKSLVEELKRDYDYVLIDCPAGIEQGYRNAVAGADHAIVVTTPEISAVRDADRIIGLLEQEEISAPKLIINRIRQHMMKSGDTLDVNEITTHLSIDLLGIIVDSEEVISSSNKGEPVVMDPTNKASLGYRNIARRILGESVPLMAIEAEHRGVFSKLKALFTR, translated from the coding sequence GTGGGTGAAGCGATCGTCATAACTTCAGGTAAAGGCGGTGTCGGAAAAACAACGACAACGGCTAACCTTGGAACTGCATTGGCTCTACAAGGTAAAAAAATATGTTTAGTAGATACTGATATTGGTCTACGTAATTTGGACGTAATTTTAGGCCTTGAGAATCGAATTATTTACGATTTAGTAGATGTTGTTGAAGGGCGCTGTAAGATTCATCAAGCGTTAATAAAAGATAAACGTGTAGATGAGAAACTATTTTTATTACCTGCTGCTCAAACGACAGATAAAAATGCTGTTAAACCTGAGCAAATGAAGAGCTTAGTAGAGGAATTAAAAAGAGACTATGATTATGTTTTAATAGACTGTCCTGCTGGCATTGAACAAGGCTATCGCAATGCTGTCGCAGGTGCAGATCATGCAATTGTAGTAACAACACCAGAAATCTCTGCTGTGCGTGATGCAGATCGAATTATTGGCTTACTCGAACAGGAAGAAATTTCTGCACCTAAACTAATTATTAACCGCATTCGCCAACATATGATGAAAAGCGGCGATACTTTGGATGTAAATGAAATTACAACACATTTGTCTATCGATCTATTAGGGATAATCGTAGATAGTGAAGAGGTTATTTCATCTTCCAATAAAGGTGAACCAGTAGTAATGGACCCTACTAATAAAGCATCTCTAGGTTATCGTAATATTGCCCGACGTATACTAGGGGAGTCTGTTCCACTTATGGCAATTGAAGCGGAACATAGAGGTGTATTTTCAAAACTTAAAGCGTTATTTACAAGATAA
- a CDS encoding Spo0B domain-containing protein produces the protein MNNQSLTISEVIRFANHDYVNQLQLIRMNLDLGRIDESKKLIQNYSEQLQVLSILNRLQLPQTIEWLQTAGWRYPSLPMKLSGEIKKTVTNNIDTEVVDYLNKTVMHVYDTLDPFTEQSLALDVRVDDHTFAVTFTLNGLWSADAFTEKGLKQLDIQTIEQTNTCWQYVLNANRE, from the coding sequence ATGAACAATCAATCACTAACCATTAGTGAAGTAATACGTTTTGCAAATCATGATTATGTGAACCAGCTTCAGCTTATTCGCATGAATTTAGATTTAGGTAGAATTGATGAATCAAAAAAACTTATTCAAAATTATTCGGAACAATTACAAGTACTTTCTATCCTTAATCGTCTACAATTACCGCAAACAATCGAGTGGCTGCAAACAGCAGGCTGGCGCTATCCTTCATTACCAATGAAGCTTAGCGGTGAGATAAAAAAGACTGTCACAAATAATATTGATACGGAAGTTGTAGATTACTTAAACAAAACAGTTATGCATGTTTATGATACATTAGATCCATTTACAGAACAGAGCTTAGCGCTCGATGTACGTGTTGACGATCATACATTTGCCGTGACATTCACGCTAAATGGGCTATGGAGTGCTGATGCATTCACCGAAAAAGGTTTGAAACAATTAGATATTCAAACAATTGAACAGACGAATACTTGCTGGCAATATGTATTGAATGCAAATAGGGAGTGA
- the obgE gene encoding GTPase ObgE — MFVDHVKIYVKGGDGGDGMVAFRREKFVPNGGPAGGDGGHGGNVVFQVEEGLRTLMDFRYKRHFKADRGEHGMSKGMHGKRADDLIVKVPPGTVVMNEETGVVIADLVEHGQQAIIAKSGRGGRGNSRFATPANPAPELSEKGEPGQELNVILELKVLADVGLVGFPSVGKSTLLSVVSAAKPKIGAYHFTTIVPNLGMVETDDHRSFAMADLPGLIEGAHEGVGLGHQFLRHIERTRVIVHVIDMSGMEGRDPYEDYLTINDELKQYNLRLTERPQIIVANKMDMPDAEENLEIFREKVGGDAKIFPVSAVSRQGLKPVLFEIADLLEVTPEFPLFDDLDEESDATVLYKHQSEADSIEISRDPDGTFILGGYAIERIFKMTDFSREDGVRRFARQLRGMGVDEALRERGAQNGDIVRLLEFEFEFVD; from the coding sequence ATGTTTGTCGATCACGTCAAGATTTATGTAAAAGGTGGCGACGGTGGGGATGGAATGGTCGCCTTCCGTCGTGAAAAATTTGTACCGAATGGTGGTCCCGCTGGTGGCGATGGCGGTCACGGTGGGAATGTTGTGTTTCAAGTTGAAGAGGGTCTGCGTACGTTAATGGATTTCCGCTACAAACGCCACTTCAAGGCTGACCGTGGTGAGCATGGTATGAGTAAAGGAATGCATGGTAAACGTGCAGACGATTTAATCGTTAAAGTACCACCAGGCACAGTCGTAATGAACGAAGAAACAGGCGTTGTTATTGCCGATTTAGTCGAGCATGGTCAACAAGCGATTATCGCAAAATCTGGCCGTGGTGGCCGAGGGAATTCTCGCTTTGCAACACCAGCCAATCCTGCTCCAGAACTTTCTGAAAAAGGTGAGCCAGGACAAGAATTAAATGTTATATTAGAGTTGAAAGTACTAGCAGATGTAGGATTAGTTGGCTTCCCAAGTGTAGGTAAATCAACATTATTATCTGTTGTTTCTGCGGCAAAGCCAAAAATAGGTGCTTATCATTTCACTACAATCGTACCGAACTTAGGAATGGTTGAAACAGATGATCATCGTAGCTTTGCAATGGCCGATTTACCAGGTTTAATCGAAGGTGCGCACGAAGGTGTTGGTCTAGGTCACCAATTCCTCCGTCATATTGAACGTACACGTGTTATCGTACATGTAATTGATATGTCGGGTATGGAAGGGCGCGATCCTTATGAAGATTACTTAACAATCAATGACGAGCTAAAACAATATAATCTTCGTTTAACAGAACGTCCACAAATTATTGTGGCAAATAAAATGGACATGCCAGATGCAGAGGAAAACTTAGAAATTTTCCGTGAAAAAGTGGGCGGAGATGCGAAAATCTTCCCAGTATCAGCGGTTTCTCGCCAAGGTTTAAAGCCGGTATTATTTGAAATTGCCGACTTACTGGAAGTGACTCCTGAATTCCCATTATTCGATGATCTAGATGAAGAATCAGATGCAACGGTACTTTACAAACACCAATCTGAAGCAGATTCAATCGAAATCTCTCGTGATCCTGATGGTACATTCATTCTTGGAGGATATGCGATTGAGCGTATCTTCAAAATGACAGACTTCAGCCGCGAGGACGGTGTACGTCGTTTTGCACGTCAATTACGTGGTATGGGTGTCGATGAAGCATTACGTGAACGTGGTGCACAAAATGGAGATATTGTACGCTTATTGGAATTCGAATTTGAATTTGTCGACTAA
- the rpmA gene encoding 50S ribosomal protein L27: protein MKLLLALDLQLFASKKRVGSTKNGRDSESKRLGAKRADGQFVTGGSILYRQRGTKIYPGTNVGRGGDDTLFAKVDGVVKFERLGRDRKQVSVYPATQEA, encoded by the coding sequence ATGAAATTACTATTAGCATTAGACCTTCAACTTTTCGCATCTAAAAAAAGGGTAGGTTCTACTAAAAACGGACGTGACTCTGAGTCAAAACGTCTTGGTGCTAAACGTGCTGATGGCCAATTCGTAACTGGTGGTTCAATTCTTTACCGTCAACGCGGTACAAAAATTTACCCAGGTACAAACGTAGGTCGTGGTGGTGACGATACACTATTTGCTAAAGTTGACGGCGTTGTTAAATTCGAACGCTTAGGTCGCGATCGCAAACAAGTATCTGTATACCCAGCAACACAAGAAGCGTAA
- a CDS encoding helix-turn-helix domain-containing protein: MRVKLKEVLEELNMTQGELVKMTGLRQAVVSELVHNQRMSLKKEHITKICEALNIKRIEDILELVEDR; the protein is encoded by the coding sequence ATGCGAGTAAAGCTAAAAGAGGTATTAGAAGAACTGAATATGACTCAAGGTGAACTAGTCAAAATGACAGGACTAAGGCAAGCTGTTGTAAGTGAATTAGTGCATAACCAACGAATGAGCTTAAAAAAAGAGCACATCACAAAAATTTGCGAAGCACTCAACATTAAACGTATAGAAGATATATTAGAACTTGTGGAAGACAGATAA
- a CDS encoding GH25 family lysozyme, with product MGKIIDISHHQGDIDWSKASKEVDLAIIRTQYGTSTIDRKYVQNIEGCKKYNVPFGVYIYVTFKNKTEALAQAKDFYERAKGYNPLFYVVDVEESFGANVQNIVQGTQAFVDYLKDKGVKVGLYTGHHFYKPYKMDTVKNYDFLWVPRYSGTSAQGLKPNYACDLWQYTESGAVTGIKGNVDLNVLNGSKRLSWFTNKNEKDDDTMKFSNETTEAAVRDHIKQTVDKKLIDKSWLEKFDSGTMTVGDYEGLKLIIAQRSK from the coding sequence ATGGGTAAAATTATTGATATATCGCATCATCAAGGAGATATTGATTGGTCAAAAGCAAGTAAAGAAGTTGACCTAGCTATCATCCGTACTCAATATGGTACAAGTACAATCGACCGTAAGTATGTTCAAAATATCGAAGGTTGTAAAAAATACAACGTGCCATTCGGTGTATACATTTATGTAACGTTCAAAAATAAGACCGAGGCATTGGCGCAAGCAAAAGATTTCTACGAACGTGCAAAAGGTTACAATCCATTGTTTTACGTTGTGGATGTCGAAGAAAGCTTTGGGGCAAACGTGCAAAACATAGTGCAGGGCACACAAGCATTCGTGGATTACTTAAAAGACAAAGGCGTCAAAGTAGGGCTATATACAGGACACCACTTCTACAAGCCTTACAAAATGGATACTGTTAAAAACTATGATTTCCTATGGGTTCCGAGATATAGCGGTACTAGCGCACAAGGGTTAAAGCCTAACTATGCTTGTGATTTATGGCAATACACTGAAAGTGGGGCAGTTACAGGCATAAAAGGTAATGTGGATTTGAATGTTCTTAACGGTTCTAAGCGGTTATCTTGGTTTACCAATAAAAATGAAAAGGATGATGATACAATGAAATTTTCGAATGAGACAACAGAGGCTGCAGTACGTGACCACATTAAACAAACAGTAGACAAAAAGTTGATTGATAAGTCATGGTTAGAGAAATTTGATTCTGGAACTATGACGGTCGGAGATTATGAAGGTTTGAAACTTATCATTGCACAACGTAGTAAATAG
- the mreD gene encoding rod shape-determining protein MreD, giving the protein MVRFLIPSVAVLLFLLEPEFAMLSPIEVKGQIYYLVPRFLILYLIFISIYYSRQRAVMYGLFFGVLYDVFYIDIIGLYSVLYPLICFLAGSIMKIIHQHLVVTTTISVVLVAILEFILYQFFYLIDFTAIPLSDFLRSRLLPTIIANALFLMILGWAFKYLINARVLQRAREVS; this is encoded by the coding sequence ATGGTTCGTTTTCTCATCCCCTCTGTGGCGGTTTTATTATTTTTACTAGAACCAGAGTTTGCAATGCTTTCACCTATTGAAGTGAAAGGACAAATTTATTATTTAGTGCCAAGATTTTTAATCTTATATTTAATATTTATATCCATTTATTACAGCCGTCAGCGAGCGGTAATGTATGGACTTTTTTTTGGTGTCTTGTATGATGTGTTTTACATTGATATTATTGGATTATATTCAGTACTATATCCTCTTATTTGTTTTTTAGCAGGGTCTATTATGAAAATTATTCATCAGCACTTAGTTGTGACAACGACGATTTCAGTTGTTTTAGTAGCAATTTTAGAATTTATACTCTATCAATTCTTCTATCTTATCGACTTTACAGCGATCCCATTATCGGATTTCTTACGTTCACGACTACTGCCAACGATCATTGCTAATGCACTATTTTTAATGATTCTTGGTTGGGCCTTCAAATATCTAATTAATGCGCGTGTCTTACAGAGAGCACGTGAAGTTTCTTAA
- a CDS encoding JAB domain-containing protein — translation MAIISKSYLLLSSGVPTPSDEDIEVTRRIIEAGYIIGIELIDHRARCS, via the coding sequence GTGGCGATAATTTCAAAGTCTTACCTATTGCTATCTAGTGGCGTTCCAACACCTAGTGATGAGGATATTGAAGTGACGAGAAGAATTATAGAGGCTGGTTATATTATAGGCATTGAGTTAATCGATCATCGTGCGCGTTGTTCCTAG
- a CDS encoding ribosomal-processing cysteine protease Prp has product MIQVTIHHDENRHVSAFEFSGHAEYDESGKDLVCAGASTIAIGTVNAIYALLQLQPEIEQAAEGGGYLKVDLPSDIEPEIDAKLQLIVQVMTAQVYSMVQNYGQYIQINYNQVGGGTL; this is encoded by the coding sequence ATGATACAAGTTACGATTCATCATGATGAAAATAGACATGTGTCAGCATTTGAATTTTCAGGACATGCTGAATACGATGAATCTGGTAAGGATTTAGTATGTGCAGGAGCATCTACCATTGCCATAGGTACGGTGAATGCTATTTATGCACTATTACAATTACAGCCAGAAATCGAACAAGCTGCTGAAGGTGGAGGCTATCTTAAGGTAGATTTACCGTCAGATATAGAGCCTGAGATTGATGCGAAACTACAGTTAATTGTCCAAGTAATGACTGCCCAAGTGTATTCAATGGTGCAAAATTATGGACAATACATCCAAATCAACTACAACCAAGTAGGAGGTGGAACTCTATGA
- the mreC gene encoding rod shape-determining protein MreC — MPQFFFNKKVILLLVGMVFLVALISFSLRDRTNATLPEQIIKDTVGVAQSIVAKPANYITGVFNSMDSLLNTYEENKRLKARLEEFAAVQAEATDLKSDNKKLQELLDKSENLKAFNPIHATVIARNPDQWEEKIILDKGSSHGVEKNMAVMTAKGLVGKITLVTPFTSEVELLYTNNPNYRVSAMVLGDNEAYGLIEGFDKERNKLIMKRIDSSLTVKKGQQVVSSGLGGIFPKNVPIGEITEVSTDDYGLTKMAYVKPSADFSILDYVVIANRSTTVIDGSDGNATNKDLTNPPEASEEEEK; from the coding sequence ATGCCACAGTTTTTTTTCAATAAGAAAGTAATTTTACTGCTCGTGGGCATGGTTTTTCTTGTGGCATTGATTAGCTTCTCATTACGTGATCGGACGAATGCAACTTTACCAGAGCAAATTATTAAAGATACTGTCGGCGTCGCACAATCTATTGTTGCGAAGCCGGCGAATTATATTACTGGTGTTTTTAATAGTATGGATTCCCTCTTAAACACGTACGAAGAAAATAAACGTTTAAAAGCACGCTTAGAAGAGTTTGCAGCTGTACAAGCTGAGGCAACGGATTTGAAGTCTGATAATAAAAAGCTTCAAGAGCTTCTCGATAAATCGGAGAACTTAAAAGCATTTAATCCGATTCATGCCACAGTTATTGCTAGAAATCCTGACCAGTGGGAAGAAAAAATTATTTTAGATAAAGGATCTTCACACGGTGTAGAAAAAAATATGGCAGTTATGACAGCGAAAGGGTTAGTCGGTAAAATTACATTAGTGACACCTTTCACCTCTGAGGTAGAGCTTTTATATACAAATAATCCAAACTATCGTGTTTCTGCGATGGTTTTAGGAGATAATGAAGCATACGGTTTAATTGAGGGCTTTGATAAAGAACGTAATAAACTCATTATGAAGCGAATCGATTCTAGTTTAACAGTTAAAAAAGGCCAGCAAGTCGTTTCATCAGGACTTGGCGGCATTTTCCCAAAGAATGTGCCAATCGGAGAAATTACTGAAGTAAGTACAGATGATTATGGCTTAACAAAAATGGCCTATGTAAAACCATCTGCTGACTTTTCAATTTTAGACTATGTTGTTATTGCTAATCGTTCCACTACTGTGATAGATGGGTCGGATGGTAATGCAACGAACAAGGATTTAACGAATCCGCCAGAGGCGAGTGAAGAGGAGGAAAAATGA
- a CDS encoding stage IV sporulation protein FB, protein MKIKLHLLCIPLVFLMIFSGQIAYYAIILSSLLWHEAGHLLAAMLCGVRIKSCVITPYGGEIEFENPAVVPATSLLWIALGGPIATILGIGLAFFMPELLATKLINVQLVLLAINIFPIIPLDGGRIFLAYLFLCYPSVRAFEYYYWLSLTIASILLMITLCYLPQTIFLAILCLFIWLQALKEWNYRKYRLAFEKYVMNRLT, encoded by the coding sequence ATGAAGATTAAACTGCATCTTCTATGTATCCCTCTCGTATTTTTAATGATTTTTAGTGGTCAAATTGCTTATTACGCTATTATTTTATCTTCGTTATTATGGCATGAAGCAGGTCATCTGTTAGCAGCAATGCTTTGTGGTGTTAGGATAAAATCATGCGTTATTACACCTTACGGAGGGGAAATAGAATTTGAAAATCCAGCGGTTGTGCCAGCAACGTCACTCCTATGGATTGCCTTAGGGGGACCAATCGCTACTATATTAGGGATTGGCCTCGCTTTTTTTATGCCAGAATTACTTGCTACTAAGCTCATTAATGTGCAACTTGTGCTATTAGCAATCAATATATTTCCGATTATTCCGTTGGACGGTGGGAGAATATTTTTAGCGTATTTATTTTTATGCTATCCAAGCGTTCGTGCATTTGAATATTACTACTGGCTTTCCCTTACAATTGCGTCTATACTACTTATGATAACTTTATGTTACCTCCCACAAACTATTTTTTTAGCAATTCTATGTTTATTTATATGGCTTCAAGCGTTAAAAGAATGGAATTATCGAAAATATCGTTTAGCATTTGAGAAATATGTAATGAATAGATTGACTTAA